The following are from one region of the Bactrocera oleae isolate idBacOlea1 chromosome 6, idBacOlea1, whole genome shotgun sequence genome:
- the Lamtor1 gene encoding ragulator complex protein LAMTOR1 isoform X1, which yields MEYLRPVWNCLRTFCGCIHCSEDIGNQYNYEPSERTYLLADPAIHNSPALRQTNSENLSNEFAQSLPKKDENALCRLVQSTAMNMIDVGAMDLHNLENEEYNDRIKLYSQRLQQQWNSIQHPEKEVSGFLRDISNANDQLCIMNSPDDLLQISNFLRESHTALLNLRIDHNEAIVVPFRIP from the exons ATGGAGTACTTACGACCAGTATGGAATTGTTTAAGAACATTTTGTGGATGCATTCACTGCTCGGAAGATATTGGAAATCAG TATAACTATGAGCCAAGTGAACGGACTTACCTATTAGCTGATCCTGCAATTCATAATAGTCCAGCTTTAAGGCAAACTAATTCTGAAAATCTTAGCAACGAGTTTGCGCAATCTTTACCTAAAAAAGATGAGAATGCATTATGTCGCTTAGTGCAAAGTACAGCCAT gAACATGATTGATGTGGGAGCTATGGATTTACACAACCTTGAAAATGAAGAGTACAATGATCGAATAAAGCTATATTCTCAACGCCTGCAGCAACAATGGAATAGTATTCAACACCCTGAAAAAGAAGTATCAG gATTCCTAAGAGATATATCAAATGCAAACGATCAATTATGTATAATGAACTCTCCAGACGATTTGTTGCAG atatcgaattttttgcGTGAAAGTCACACCGCGTTATTAAATTTGCGAATCGATCACAACGAAGCGATAGTTGTGCCATTTAGAATACCATAG
- the Lamtor1 gene encoding ragulator complex protein LAMTOR1 isoform X2 has product MEYLRPVWNCLRTFCGCIHCSEDIGNQYNYEPSERTYLLADPAIHNSPALRQTNSENLSNEFAQSLPKKDENALCRLVQSTAMNMIDVGAMDLHNLENEEYNDRIKLYSQRLQQQWNSIQHPEKEVSGFLRDISNANDQLCIMNSPDDLLQVI; this is encoded by the exons ATGGAGTACTTACGACCAGTATGGAATTGTTTAAGAACATTTTGTGGATGCATTCACTGCTCGGAAGATATTGGAAATCAG TATAACTATGAGCCAAGTGAACGGACTTACCTATTAGCTGATCCTGCAATTCATAATAGTCCAGCTTTAAGGCAAACTAATTCTGAAAATCTTAGCAACGAGTTTGCGCAATCTTTACCTAAAAAAGATGAGAATGCATTATGTCGCTTAGTGCAAAGTACAGCCAT gAACATGATTGATGTGGGAGCTATGGATTTACACAACCTTGAAAATGAAGAGTACAATGATCGAATAAAGCTATATTCTCAACGCCTGCAGCAACAATGGAATAGTATTCAACACCCTGAAAAAGAAGTATCAG gATTCCTAAGAGATATATCAAATGCAAACGATCAATTATGTATAATGAACTCTCCAGACGATTTGTTGCAGGTAATTTAG